The Ochrobactrum sp. BTU1 genome includes a region encoding these proteins:
- a CDS encoding dihydrodipicolinate synthase family protein, which yields MMNHSDLRGMFPAIPTPLTEKGELDVAKLEALIEANLAGGAKGIAPVGGTGEFTALSSKTRLEVVRETVRLVNGRVGVVAGVVSPGWAEALEHGLAFKEAGADALLLVTPFYVIPSQDGVIDYFRAYRKTVDLPLVYYDVPARTGFVSKVDTLKTLGEDGTIIGAKICNTDAYYFQRLSAAIGDKIALLSGDDMMYVTHIMYGGTGGILASAPMLPEYWTRIHDTLSAGNIAEGIALHRKLLPTFEALFNEVNPGPLKSMMARLGQPVGPVSLPLKGPSQETEQLIVAAIEGLRAEGIA from the coding sequence ATGATGAACCATTCTGATTTGCGGGGAATGTTTCCCGCAATACCAACGCCTTTGACCGAAAAGGGCGAGCTAGATGTGGCAAAACTTGAGGCGTTGATTGAGGCCAATCTAGCCGGAGGTGCCAAAGGAATTGCTCCCGTGGGCGGAACAGGTGAGTTTACAGCACTTTCATCGAAAACAAGACTTGAGGTCGTTCGTGAAACGGTGCGCCTGGTTAACGGACGTGTTGGCGTGGTCGCCGGTGTCGTCTCTCCAGGTTGGGCTGAGGCGCTCGAACATGGACTGGCATTTAAAGAGGCGGGAGCAGACGCATTGCTCCTCGTCACGCCATTTTACGTTATTCCAAGCCAAGACGGTGTCATCGACTATTTTCGCGCTTACCGTAAAACCGTCGATTTGCCACTTGTCTACTATGACGTCCCGGCTCGAACAGGCTTTGTTTCAAAAGTTGATACATTGAAGACACTGGGTGAAGACGGAACCATCATAGGCGCAAAAATTTGCAACACTGATGCATATTATTTCCAGCGGCTTTCCGCGGCGATCGGCGATAAGATCGCACTGTTGTCGGGAGACGACATGATGTACGTCACACACATCATGTATGGCGGAACTGGCGGTATCCTCGCCAGCGCGCCGATGTTGCCCGAATACTGGACACGCATTCACGATACATTGTCTGCCGGAAATATCGCTGAAGGCATAGCCCTTCATCGAAAGCTCCTTCCAACATTCGAAGCGCTTTTCAACGAGGTCAATCCAGGGCCTTTGAAATCGATGATGGCGCGTCTGGGGCAACCGGTGGGGCCTGTGTCCTTGCCGTTGAAAGGGCCGAGCCAGGAAACTGAGCAGCTCATTGTTGCTGCCATCGAGGGCCTGCGCGCCGAAGGGATCGCATAG
- a CDS encoding Lrp/AsnC family transcriptional regulator, whose translation MRELDAKDREILAILSKEARIALKTLAGRIGLSRSATSERVTNLERSGVIRGYRADIGEIDANVIRAALLINLRRTPAHELLDILARHPEVRRVSSVSGQLDLIVELETGSIDGLNRVRDLIAGHDIVEDLTTAIVLRRDIDRELS comes from the coding sequence ATGCGTGAACTTGATGCAAAAGATCGTGAGATACTGGCAATCCTGTCGAAAGAGGCGCGTATAGCGCTTAAAACGCTTGCAGGGCGTATAGGATTGTCGCGGAGTGCCACGAGCGAACGCGTTACTAATCTGGAACGAAGTGGTGTCATCAGAGGGTATCGCGCAGATATTGGCGAAATCGACGCCAATGTCATTCGGGCCGCACTGCTTATCAACCTCCGGCGGACGCCTGCTCATGAATTGCTCGATATTCTCGCCCGCCATCCGGAAGTCCGCAGAGTTTCGTCTGTGAGTGGACAGCTCGATCTTATTGTTGAGCTTGAAACGGGTTCAATCGATGGTCTCAACCGTGTGCGTGATCTGATTGCCGGTCATGACATCGTCGAAGATCTTACAACTGCCATCGTGCTTCGCCGCGATATCGATCGTGAACTCAGTTAG
- a CDS encoding amino acid ABC transporter ATP-binding protein: MISVKNLRKTFGTHEVLKGIDLSVDRGDVAVLIGPSGCGKSTLLRCLDLLEQPTQGEIEVAGNRLDFHPKSKFPERVKADFRRKTGMVFQGFHLFPHMTVLQNVMSGPLLNKLKTKEQSRDLAMRLLHRVGLADKVDLLPQQISGGQAQRVAIARALALEPEVMLFDEPTSALDPELVGEVLDVMQGLAADGTTMIVVTHEMSFARNVASKVIFMEAGHVVETGAPDEVLHQPKTDRLKSFLSKVEH; this comes from the coding sequence ATGATCAGTGTTAAGAACTTGCGAAAGACATTTGGCACCCACGAAGTTTTGAAAGGCATCGACCTTTCGGTCGACCGTGGGGATGTGGCTGTTCTCATTGGCCCCTCGGGCTGCGGAAAGTCAACCTTGCTGCGTTGTCTCGACTTGCTTGAACAACCCACGCAAGGCGAGATCGAAGTTGCAGGTAATCGTCTTGACTTCCACCCGAAAAGCAAATTTCCCGAGCGCGTTAAAGCCGACTTTCGCCGGAAGACCGGAATGGTCTTTCAAGGCTTTCATCTTTTCCCCCACATGACGGTTCTACAAAACGTTATGTCGGGTCCTTTGCTTAACAAGTTGAAGACCAAAGAGCAGTCTCGCGATCTGGCGATGAGGCTACTGCATCGCGTCGGATTAGCGGACAAGGTTGATCTCCTGCCGCAACAGATTTCTGGAGGCCAAGCACAGCGTGTGGCGATAGCCCGTGCATTGGCGCTTGAGCCAGAAGTCATGCTTTTCGATGAGCCAACTTCAGCTCTTGATCCCGAACTGGTCGGCGAGGTTCTTGATGTAATGCAGGGGCTCGCAGCAGATGGCACAACAATGATTGTGGTGACCCATGAAATGAGCTTCGCCCGCAACGTGGCGTCAAAAGTCATTTTCATGGAAGCCGGACACGTCGTGGAAACTGGCGCGCCTGACGAAGTCCTGCATCAACCAAAGACCGACAGGCTCAAAAGCTTTCTTTCTAAAGTTGAGCATTAA
- a CDS encoding FAD-binding oxidoreductase, which yields MLSKLSSEHAFLNDLRQAIGEQYVLTENHDKEPYLTDWRGYEKGDALAVVLPANTQQVSELMRLADLHKSKIVPQGGNTGLCQGAVSKTAQRTIVIGLRRLDRVREVDKASNIFIADAGLTLSAAHDATAAVDRRIPLHLGSEGSAQLGGLASTNAGGTSALRYGPIRDLICGIEVVLPDGRVLSDLKALRKNNTGYDLKNLFIGAEGTLGIITAIALRMQPMLRSSGHAWIALPDPDAAVSILSGLQDRFDTAIQAAELLSGNQIDLVLEHIPRSRHPLESRYDWSLLVELGSTDPTAQLHQALEEWLSEQFEAGLVLDAFIAQSQAQAEDIWHLRHSVSEANKVHGHSLSHDIAVRPTHIPQLIHRASAAVHEIYPEANILIVSHIGDGNIHFIVHFTHDEWAGFEEDSCVTAQVMKRVHNVVDELGGTFSAEHGIGRKLVKELEERSDDVRMDMMRMLRNLVDPDLKMNPGSVLAIENVA from the coding sequence ATGCTGTCAAAGCTGAGCTCCGAACATGCTTTCTTAAACGACCTTCGCCAGGCAATCGGTGAACAGTATGTTTTGACGGAGAACCACGACAAAGAGCCGTATTTAACGGACTGGCGTGGATACGAGAAAGGCGACGCACTGGCGGTTGTTTTGCCCGCTAATACCCAGCAGGTTTCCGAACTCATGCGCTTGGCTGACTTGCATAAAAGTAAAATTGTCCCGCAGGGCGGGAACACTGGCTTGTGTCAGGGTGCCGTTTCAAAAACGGCGCAACGTACCATCGTCATAGGCCTGCGTCGGCTCGATAGAGTAAGAGAAGTCGACAAGGCCTCGAATATCTTCATCGCTGACGCGGGGCTAACCCTGTCTGCAGCGCATGACGCGACCGCTGCTGTCGATCGTCGTATACCCCTGCATCTTGGGAGCGAAGGCAGTGCCCAATTGGGCGGGCTTGCCTCAACCAATGCAGGTGGGACAAGCGCGCTTCGGTACGGCCCAATTCGTGATCTGATTTGTGGTATCGAGGTGGTGCTGCCAGACGGCCGGGTCCTTAGCGATTTGAAAGCCCTTCGAAAAAACAACACCGGTTATGATCTGAAAAACCTCTTCATTGGCGCTGAAGGAACATTGGGCATCATCACAGCAATCGCATTGCGTATGCAACCTATGCTGCGTTCTTCGGGTCATGCCTGGATTGCTTTGCCAGACCCGGATGCAGCCGTGTCAATTCTGAGCGGATTGCAGGATCGTTTTGATACAGCCATTCAGGCTGCAGAATTGCTATCTGGTAATCAGATTGATCTGGTTCTTGAACATATTCCCCGATCAAGGCATCCATTGGAGAGCCGGTACGACTGGTCGTTACTCGTTGAACTTGGCAGTACTGATCCCACAGCCCAACTACATCAAGCGCTCGAAGAATGGTTGTCGGAACAGTTTGAGGCTGGTCTCGTGCTCGATGCATTTATCGCGCAAAGTCAAGCACAAGCCGAGGATATTTGGCACTTAAGACATTCTGTATCTGAAGCAAACAAAGTTCATGGGCATAGTCTTTCTCATGATATTGCTGTCCGACCAACACATATTCCGCAACTCATTCACCGCGCCAGCGCGGCTGTTCATGAGATTTATCCAGAAGCAAATATTCTCATTGTTTCCCATATCGGCGATGGAAACATCCACTTCATCGTGCATTTTACGCATGATGAATGGGCAGGTTTTGAGGAAGATAGCTGTGTCACTGCACAGGTGATGAAACGCGTCCACAATGTCGTGGACGAGCTTGGTGGCACTTTCTCAGCCGAACATGGGATTGGACGGAAACTGGTGAAAGAACTGGAAGAACGCTCAGACGATGTTCGCATGGATATGATGCGGATGCTTCGCAATCTCGTCGATCCTGATCTTAAAATGAACCCGGGAAGTGTGCTTGCAATTGAGAATGTCGCGTAA
- a CDS encoding MbcA/ParS/Xre antitoxin family protein translates to MGLAQYSDNGIFAPRKIADALRTTSDEVARSAGLGRDAVQRKDRVQSDKTQRRLREMVEILNKVEPRFGSALMAYAWYRSEPLAGFFGQTAMQLVLNGRANEVLDYIDAVDAGVHA, encoded by the coding sequence ATGGGGCTCGCACAATATTCAGATAATGGCATATTCGCACCGCGAAAAATCGCCGATGCATTGCGAACGACGAGCGACGAGGTGGCACGCTCGGCCGGTTTGGGCCGCGATGCTGTGCAGCGCAAAGATCGTGTGCAATCGGACAAAACCCAAAGGCGGTTACGGGAGATGGTTGAAATTCTAAACAAAGTCGAACCGCGCTTTGGTTCCGCTTTGATGGCTTATGCATGGTACCGCTCAGAACCGCTCGCTGGTTTTTTTGGCCAGACAGCAATGCAGCTTGTCCTCAATGGGCGAGCAAATGAGGTCCTGGACTATATCGACGCCGTTGATGCTGGAGTTCATGCCTGA
- a CDS encoding alpha-hydroxy-acid oxidizing protein — MKAKSFLPRALFDYIDRGTEAETAITALHSGFAERRVIPRVLRPVSSPDLSAEYLSGIRNCPFVIAPTALAGMVRHDGEVLMARAAAQSGLPFVVATQSSTSIEQISASAPGSDLWFQLYVWHDRNETWKLLERARVCGVETLVLTVDTPASPKKVHNRRNGFGVPLQPSATLAVDLMLHPRWTLGVMGRYLMQNGFPSYAHYPGDVAKAITSSIRDPRFALDTILDQEFLKELRTRWPHKLLVKGILNAEDAVEVFKLGCDGVIVSAHGGRNLDSAVRPLDVLPRIREAVGERKTLFADSGVRSGSDAAKLLALGADGVFLGRAPLYGLAAQGLTGVVEMIGQLREELRLFLAFTGAENIKMLRSAEWIG; from the coding sequence ATGAAAGCAAAAAGTTTTCTTCCTCGGGCACTGTTCGATTATATTGATCGAGGAACTGAAGCAGAAACAGCGATCACTGCTCTCCATAGCGGGTTCGCTGAGCGTCGGGTCATTCCTCGGGTTTTGCGTCCCGTCTCATCTCCTGATCTGTCGGCTGAATATTTAAGCGGCATTCGCAATTGTCCTTTTGTGATAGCACCCACGGCGCTAGCGGGCATGGTCCGCCACGACGGAGAAGTTCTCATGGCGCGGGCGGCTGCTCAATCCGGACTGCCTTTTGTCGTTGCTACGCAGTCATCGACAAGTATAGAACAGATTTCGGCAAGCGCCCCAGGAAGCGATTTGTGGTTTCAGCTCTACGTTTGGCACGACCGAAATGAAACATGGAAGCTCTTGGAACGTGCGCGTGTGTGCGGTGTTGAGACATTGGTCCTGACGGTCGATACTCCTGCTTCGCCAAAAAAGGTACATAACCGACGCAACGGCTTTGGTGTCCCATTACAGCCCTCAGCAACGCTTGCCGTTGACCTGATGCTTCATCCGCGCTGGACGTTGGGTGTGATGGGGCGCTATCTGATGCAAAATGGATTCCCATCCTATGCGCATTATCCGGGCGATGTCGCCAAGGCGATAACGAGTTCCATTCGCGACCCACGATTTGCGCTCGATACAATCCTTGATCAGGAATTTCTCAAAGAGCTTCGCACGCGGTGGCCGCATAAACTTCTCGTCAAAGGAATACTCAATGCCGAAGATGCCGTAGAGGTCTTCAAGCTGGGTTGCGATGGCGTGATTGTATCCGCCCATGGCGGAAGGAATCTCGATAGTGCTGTTCGGCCGCTGGACGTTTTGCCGAGAATTAGAGAAGCCGTTGGCGAAAGAAAAACCTTGTTCGCTGACAGTGGCGTAAGGTCTGGTTCAGACGCCGCAAAGCTTCTCGCCTTGGGGGCTGACGGTGTTTTCCTTGGGCGCGCTCCCCTTTATGGGCTTGCAGCACAGGGCCTAACCGGTGTGGTAGAAATGATCGGGCAGTTGAGAGAAGAGCTACGATTGTTTTTGGCTTTTACGGGAGCGGAAAATATCAAAATGCTGCGTAGCGCCGAGTGGATCGGTTAG
- a CDS encoding amino acid ABC transporter permease, with amino-acid sequence MYQFDWSAISDGQLWLNAIGVTVAYAFVTSLAGLMIGVVLGLALVSRIPVLTWIINAYIHLFRCTPLLVQIVWFFYALPMLTGYTLPDWFAAGLGLTLYMGAFSAEIFRAGVISIDRGQWEASTVLGFSYATKMRHIILPQATRRMIPPIVSQTILQLKNTSLLSVVAVPDLMYAAGSLTMETYRPLEVYTFAALLYLAILTPVTLIANRFEIKH; translated from the coding sequence ATGTATCAATTTGACTGGTCCGCCATTTCGGATGGACAATTATGGCTTAATGCAATCGGCGTAACTGTCGCTTATGCATTTGTTACATCGCTGGCCGGCCTTATGATTGGTGTAGTCCTGGGGCTCGCTCTGGTATCCCGTATTCCCGTTTTGACCTGGATCATCAATGCCTACATCCATCTGTTTCGGTGCACTCCGCTGCTTGTGCAGATCGTATGGTTTTTCTACGCGCTGCCGATGCTCACTGGCTACACGCTGCCTGACTGGTTTGCAGCGGGTTTAGGGCTCACCCTTTACATGGGCGCATTTTCTGCAGAAATTTTCAGGGCAGGCGTCATCTCCATTGATCGTGGACAATGGGAAGCGTCAACGGTTCTGGGTTTTTCATACGCCACGAAAATGCGCCATATCATCTTGCCTCAGGCAACGCGCCGGATGATCCCGCCGATTGTAAGTCAGACGATATTGCAGCTCAAGAACACATCCCTTCTCTCGGTGGTTGCTGTTCCAGATCTGATGTACGCCGCAGGAAGTCTGACGATGGAAACCTATCGCCCCCTTGAAGTCTACACCTTCGCTGCACTGCTATATCTCGCAATCCTTACGCCGGTGACGCTGATTGCGAACCGCTTTGAAATCAAACATTGA
- a CDS encoding RES family NAD+ phosphorylase, whose amino-acid sequence MLEFMPEVSISYRDKLYRALNPVYAHDPLSGRGAALFGGRFNPKGVEALYCSLSIMTALREANQVGNLQPTTLVAYQAKIDTLFDCRDDRALREMGMDAVMLADDGWREQMRLKGEAPTQSFARRLLTAGYHGLLVQSFAKGAGIDDLNIVLWQWSSSPPSQLTLIDDEHRLSR is encoded by the coding sequence ATGCTGGAGTTCATGCCTGAGGTGTCGATTTCCTATCGGGATAAGCTTTATCGCGCGCTTAACCCTGTTTATGCGCATGACCCGCTTTCTGGTCGCGGTGCAGCACTCTTCGGCGGTCGTTTTAATCCAAAGGGCGTGGAGGCGCTTTACTGCTCACTCAGCATCATGACGGCACTTCGCGAAGCAAATCAGGTTGGCAATCTGCAGCCCACAACTCTGGTTGCCTATCAAGCGAAAATCGACACATTATTCGACTGCCGCGACGACAGAGCGCTGAGAGAAATGGGCATGGATGCAGTGATGCTGGCAGATGATGGCTGGCGTGAACAAATGCGTCTTAAAGGCGAAGCCCCAACCCAAAGCTTCGCCCGCCGTCTTTTAACGGCTGGATATCACGGACTCCTTGTTCAAAGCTTCGCGAAAGGCGCAGGCATCGATGATCTCAATATCGTGTTGTGGCAATGGAGTTCATCGCCCCCTTCCCAACTCACCCTAATCGATGACGAGCACCGATTGTCTCGGTAA
- a CDS encoding aminotransferase class III-fold pyridoxal phosphate-dependent enzyme, whose protein sequence is MTDLSHPAPQFSASGAERLAKEVFGVDAVASQLDSERDCNFRLKTGTDADWILKIVNASEPRVESEFQTALLNHLAAANSGLAVPYLKSSLSGEVLASTLSDSGEQHALRLVGWLPGTPLAEVKRTFALMRNLGRALGELDQALQGFIHVGALRSLDWDLRHAGRARERLHFIDDADKKALLERFITRFENLVEPKLTGLRAQVIHNDANDWNVLVDNNNNEEIAGLIDFGDAVHTILIAEVAIACAYAALDTQDPIGAAAAVTAGFHERYPLQPQEVDLLFDLIAMRLVTSVTFSASRREKTDDNPYLAISEAPAWRLLEKMDAMNPRFATAILRKACGFDAIDGASLIRNWVRANAKKFAPIVRPAAATLTKAIVPYGDASHFMTVASAEQRATEATQWWDDYCSKNNIELGIGSWGEKRTVYTDKAFESRFIEGKRRVHHLGVDLFMPAGTPLYTPLAATVVSIEIEHEPLGYGGLVKLKHAPEDCPPFVTLWGHMAHEALGRLQPGQSLEAGDLVGHMGDIHENGGWTPHLHFEMTTDVNLSATDILGVGEAEYLDVWADLFPDVADLAGIPPETFTQEGRSRSEIIEKRREILLPNLSISYSEPIKFVRGEGAWLIDDRGRSYLDCFNNVCHIGHAHPEVVEAIARQAALLNTNTRYLHDNIVEYAQRLTATLPEGLTVASFACSGSEANSLALRMARNHTGRNEAIVLDWAYHGTTQELIDLSPYKYKRKGGKGRPAHVYEGVIPDSYRAPEDWPLEEHAKRFSHNIAEMIDAMRQEGRAPAFFLAESIPSVAGQVFLPQGYLKEVYAMVRAAGGICIADEVQVGFGRVGSHWWAFELQDVVPDIVTMGKPIGNGHPMSAVVTTREIADSFNNGMEYFNTFGGNPVSCAAGLAVLNVIERDRLRENAFEVGNYLINGFKEMQKRFDIIGDVRGQGLFLGIELVTDRKTKAPATDLARRINDGARERGILMGTEGPYDNVLKMRPSMVFSRENADHLLSVLAESFEAALK, encoded by the coding sequence ATGACGGATCTTTCTCATCCTGCACCTCAGTTTTCGGCGTCCGGTGCCGAACGCCTGGCAAAAGAAGTTTTTGGCGTGGACGCAGTTGCTTCTCAACTCGACAGTGAGCGCGATTGTAATTTTCGTCTGAAAACCGGTACGGATGCGGATTGGATATTGAAGATTGTCAATGCAAGCGAACCGAGAGTTGAAAGCGAGTTTCAAACCGCCTTGCTCAATCACCTGGCGGCTGCAAATTCCGGTCTTGCCGTTCCCTATCTGAAATCAAGCCTCAGCGGAGAGGTGCTGGCATCGACGCTATCGGATAGTGGCGAACAGCATGCATTGCGTCTCGTGGGCTGGTTGCCAGGAACGCCGCTTGCCGAAGTGAAAAGAACGTTCGCACTGATGCGCAATCTCGGACGCGCGCTGGGTGAACTGGACCAAGCCCTTCAAGGCTTTATCCATGTTGGCGCTTTGCGCTCGCTCGACTGGGATTTGCGTCACGCTGGACGAGCGCGTGAGCGTCTGCATTTCATCGATGATGCCGACAAGAAGGCGTTGCTCGAACGCTTCATTACCCGCTTCGAAAACCTCGTCGAACCAAAACTAACTGGGTTGCGTGCGCAAGTCATTCACAACGATGCCAATGACTGGAACGTCCTTGTTGACAATAATAATAATGAAGAAATAGCAGGCCTGATCGATTTTGGTGATGCTGTTCACACGATACTGATCGCCGAAGTGGCGATCGCTTGTGCCTATGCTGCACTCGATACGCAAGATCCGATCGGCGCTGCAGCAGCTGTTACAGCGGGTTTTCACGAGCGTTATCCGTTACAGCCGCAGGAAGTTGACCTGCTCTTTGACCTGATTGCCATGCGTTTGGTTACAAGCGTGACATTCTCTGCATCGCGCCGCGAGAAAACCGATGACAATCCTTATCTTGCAATAAGTGAAGCACCTGCATGGCGTTTGTTGGAAAAAATGGATGCGATGAACCCACGCTTTGCAACAGCAATTCTGCGCAAGGCTTGCGGTTTCGATGCGATTGACGGTGCAAGCCTTATTCGCAACTGGGTTCGAGCGAATGCCAAAAAATTTGCGCCGATTGTCCGGCCTGCAGCAGCGACACTCACCAAGGCGATCGTTCCTTACGGCGATGCTTCACATTTCATGACGGTGGCGTCAGCTGAACAACGTGCGACAGAAGCCACACAATGGTGGGATGATTACTGCTCAAAGAACAATATCGAGCTCGGAATTGGCTCTTGGGGCGAAAAGCGAACCGTTTACACAGATAAAGCCTTTGAATCGCGCTTTATTGAAGGCAAGCGCCGCGTTCACCATCTTGGCGTCGATTTGTTCATGCCTGCCGGCACACCCTTATACACCCCCCTTGCAGCAACCGTTGTAAGTATTGAAATTGAACATGAACCGCTTGGCTATGGTGGTCTGGTTAAACTCAAGCATGCTCCAGAAGATTGCCCGCCCTTCGTTACACTTTGGGGGCACATGGCTCATGAAGCACTCGGTCGGTTGCAACCAGGTCAGAGCCTTGAGGCAGGCGATCTTGTGGGTCATATGGGCGATATCCACGAGAACGGTGGATGGACCCCTCATCTTCATTTTGAAATGACGACCGACGTCAATCTGAGCGCGACAGACATTCTCGGTGTTGGCGAAGCTGAATATCTCGATGTATGGGCCGATCTCTTTCCAGATGTCGCAGACCTGGCCGGCATCCCACCGGAAACATTTACGCAAGAAGGGCGAAGCCGCTCCGAAATCATCGAGAAACGCAGGGAAATCCTGCTCCCGAACCTCTCAATCTCCTATTCCGAACCGATAAAGTTCGTAAGGGGTGAAGGCGCGTGGCTTATTGATGACCGCGGGAGATCCTATTTAGATTGCTTCAACAATGTCTGCCATATCGGCCATGCTCACCCGGAAGTGGTCGAAGCCATTGCGCGTCAGGCAGCATTGCTCAACACCAATACTCGCTATCTGCACGATAACATTGTTGAATATGCGCAAAGACTGACTGCTACCCTTCCTGAGGGACTAACCGTTGCTTCATTTGCCTGTTCAGGCAGTGAGGCCAACAGCCTAGCATTGAGAATGGCGCGCAATCACACGGGACGCAATGAAGCGATTGTTCTTGATTGGGCTTACCACGGTACGACGCAGGAACTCATTGATCTAAGCCCTTACAAATACAAGCGCAAAGGCGGAAAAGGGCGGCCTGCACACGTGTATGAAGGGGTGATCCCTGATAGTTATCGTGCGCCCGAAGACTGGCCGTTGGAAGAACATGCAAAAAGATTTTCTCACAATATTGCTGAGATGATCGATGCTATGCGCCAAGAAGGCCGCGCACCCGCTTTCTTTTTGGCAGAGTCCATTCCAAGCGTCGCCGGTCAGGTCTTCCTGCCACAGGGCTATTTGAAGGAAGTCTACGCCATGGTACGTGCAGCCGGGGGGATTTGCATAGCCGATGAAGTGCAAGTTGGTTTTGGCCGGGTTGGGAGTCACTGGTGGGCATTTGAACTCCAGGATGTTGTACCGGACATCGTCACCATGGGAAAACCAATCGGCAACGGACACCCGATGTCGGCTGTTGTAACAACCCGCGAGATCGCTGACAGTTTCAACAATGGCATGGAGTACTTCAACACCTTTGGTGGCAATCCTGTCTCGTGCGCCGCGGGCCTTGCGGTACTAAACGTTATCGAACGTGACCGGCTGCGCGAAAATGCATTCGAAGTCGGCAACTACCTCATCAACGGTTTTAAAGAGATGCAAAAGCGTTTCGACATTATCGGCGATGTCCGCGGGCAAGGTCTTTTCCTCGGTATTGAACTGGTCACTGATCGCAAAACAAAAGCACCCGCAACCGATCTGGCCCGGCGTATTAATGATGGTGCGCGCGAGCGTGGTATCTTGATGGGCACAGAAGGACCATATGACAACGTGCTGAAAATGCGACCGTCGATGGTATTCAGTCGTGAGAATGCCGATCACTTGCTCAGTGTTCTGGCGGAGAGTTTTGAGGCCGCATTGAAATAA
- a CDS encoding ABC transporter substrate-binding protein, whose protein sequence is MRSMIKSLLAVATIAIGASFSNMPAQADELEKLKETGEMRIAMSGQYPPFSFTNENNEVVGFDASIGTAIADKMGLKAKIVTTPFDGIIAGLLAKKYDAVVASMTITPEREKAVDFVGPYYHAGRTIVVKDGSAIMKLEDLNGKTVGVTMGDAHEKWAKAQGDLTVRTYKGLPEMLIDLDAGRLDALVMDSIPVMIAVKETGQKVRILDTPDIEGGRVALGIAIRKNNPELKAAMQKTLDDMLADGSYEKISMQWIGSDIR, encoded by the coding sequence ATGCGTTCCATGATTAAGAGCCTCCTTGCAGTTGCTACCATTGCAATTGGCGCCAGCTTCTCAAACATGCCTGCTCAAGCTGATGAGCTGGAAAAGCTCAAAGAAACTGGTGAAATGCGGATTGCTATGAGCGGCCAGTATCCACCGTTCAGCTTTACAAATGAGAACAACGAAGTTGTCGGTTTCGACGCTTCCATTGGTACTGCAATTGCGGACAAGATGGGTCTGAAAGCCAAGATTGTCACAACACCTTTTGATGGGATCATTGCTGGTCTTCTGGCAAAAAAATATGATGCCGTTGTCGCGTCAATGACCATCACACCCGAACGAGAAAAAGCAGTAGATTTTGTAGGTCCTTATTATCATGCAGGCCGCACCATCGTCGTAAAGGACGGTTCGGCAATTATGAAGCTCGAAGACCTTAACGGCAAAACCGTCGGGGTGACCATGGGTGATGCCCATGAGAAGTGGGCGAAGGCTCAGGGTGATCTGACAGTGCGCACCTATAAGGGCCTCCCGGAAATGCTGATTGATCTGGATGCCGGCCGCCTCGACGCTTTGGTCATGGACAGCATCCCAGTTATGATCGCAGTTAAAGAAACAGGTCAGAAAGTGCGTATTCTGGACACACCCGATATTGAAGGCGGACGTGTAGCCCTTGGCATTGCGATCCGCAAAAATAATCCAGAACTCAAAGCGGCAATGCAGAAGACCCTCGACGACATGCTCGCTGATGGTTCTTATGAAAAGATCTCGATGCAGTGGATTGGCAGCGACATCCGCTAA